In Streptantibioticus cattleyicolor NRRL 8057 = DSM 46488, a genomic segment contains:
- a CDS encoding MoaD/ThiS family protein: protein MVAGDAARAVPAGTIRYWAAAKAAAGVAEEPYHAATLADALAAARQRHADRGEFARVLGSSSFLVDGAPVGGRDHESVQLVAGGTVEVLPPFAGG, encoded by the coding sequence ATGGTTGCCGGCGACGCGGCGAGGGCCGTGCCCGCGGGGACGATCCGGTATTGGGCCGCGGCGAAGGCCGCCGCCGGGGTGGCCGAGGAGCCGTACCACGCGGCGACCTTGGCCGACGCGCTCGCGGCGGCCCGCCAACGCCACGCGGACCGGGGGGAGTTCGCCCGCGTACTGGGCAGCTCCTCGTTCCTGGTCGACGGCGCCCCGGTGGGCGGCCGGGACCACGAGTCCGTCCAGCTCGTCGCGGGCGGCACCGTCGAGGTGCTCCCCCCGTTCGCCGGAGGGTGA
- a CDS encoding LmeA family phospholipid-binding protein, protein MRRGIRILLILVVVVVGLLVAADRIALSVAESKAADRIQSAEGLSAKPGVSVKGFPFLTQVLAKNLDEVTVSATDLHPNGTTVEGATGPLTIARFDADLRDVRINSDFSSAVADTASGTALVSYADLTKAAPSGVSVSYGGTDSSGKGRVKVTGSITLPVLGQTLHRSVLSEISLDGGNAVRLRAQEIPGGDAVPGLDQLVRSKTDFTRRLSGLPHGIQLSSIRATLQGVEITLTGKNVSLTG, encoded by the coding sequence ATGCGGCGTGGCATACGTATCCTGCTGATCCTGGTCGTGGTGGTGGTCGGCCTGCTGGTGGCCGCGGACCGCATCGCGCTCTCCGTCGCCGAGTCCAAGGCGGCCGACCGCATACAGAGCGCCGAGGGGCTCTCCGCCAAGCCGGGGGTCTCCGTCAAGGGCTTCCCGTTCCTGACCCAGGTCCTCGCCAAGAACCTGGACGAGGTCACGGTCAGCGCGACCGATCTGCACCCCAACGGCACCACGGTGGAGGGCGCCACCGGACCGCTGACCATCGCCCGCTTCGACGCCGACCTGCGCGACGTCCGCATCAACTCCGACTTCTCCAGCGCCGTGGCCGACACCGCCTCCGGCACCGCGCTCGTCTCCTACGCCGATCTGACCAAGGCCGCCCCCTCCGGCGTCTCGGTCTCCTACGGCGGCACCGACTCCTCCGGCAAGGGCCGGGTCAAGGTCACCGGAAGCATCACCTTGCCGGTGCTCGGGCAGACGCTCCACCGCAGCGTGCTCAGCGAGATCAGCCTCGACGGCGGGAACGCCGTCCGGCTGCGCGCCCAGGAGATCCCCGGCGGCGACGCCGTCCCCGGCCTCGACCAACTGGTGCGCAGCAAGACCGACTTCACCCGGCGCCTGTCCGGCCTGCCGCACGGCATCCAGCTGTCGTCGATCCGCGCCACCCTCCAGGGCGTCGAGATCACCCTCACCGGCAAGAACGTCTCCCTGACCGGCTGA
- a CDS encoding response regulator transcription factor: MSSLLLLTNALQPSTEVLPALGLLLHGVRVAPAEGPALVDTPGADVILVDGRRDLPQVRSLCQLLRSTGPGCPLILVVTEGGLAAVTADWGVDDVLLDTAGPAEVEARLRLAMGRQQIGDDSPSEIRNGDLSVDEATYSAKLKGRVLDLTFKEFELLKYLAQHPGRVFTRAQLLQEVWGYDYFGGTRTVDVHVRRLRAKLGPEHESLIGTVRNVGYRFVSPEKEKGEQRTAGEAKGGGGAQPAEARTGASRTAGARAGSARTGGSTTGEGAGQPA; this comes from the coding sequence GTGAGTTCTCTTCTCCTCCTGACCAACGCCCTCCAGCCCTCCACCGAGGTGCTGCCCGCCCTCGGTCTGCTGCTGCACGGAGTCCGGGTGGCCCCCGCGGAGGGGCCGGCGCTGGTGGACACCCCCGGTGCGGACGTGATCCTGGTGGACGGCAGGCGTGATCTGCCGCAGGTGCGCAGCCTGTGCCAGCTGCTGCGGTCGACCGGCCCGGGGTGCCCGCTGATCCTGGTGGTCACCGAGGGCGGGCTCGCCGCGGTCACCGCCGACTGGGGCGTGGACGACGTCCTCCTCGACACCGCCGGGCCGGCCGAGGTGGAGGCGCGGCTGCGGCTGGCCATGGGGCGCCAGCAGATCGGCGACGACAGCCCGTCGGAGATCCGCAACGGCGACCTGTCGGTGGACGAGGCGACCTACAGCGCCAAGCTCAAGGGGCGCGTGCTCGACCTGACGTTCAAGGAGTTCGAGCTGCTGAAGTACCTCGCCCAGCACCCCGGCCGGGTCTTCACCCGCGCCCAGCTCCTCCAGGAGGTGTGGGGGTACGACTACTTCGGCGGTACCCGCACGGTGGACGTGCACGTACGGCGGCTGCGGGCCAAGCTCGGCCCCGAGCACGAGTCGCTGATCGGCACGGTGCGCAACGTGGGGTACCGGTTCGTGTCGCCGGAGAAGGAGAAGGGCGAGCAGCGGACGGCCGGGGAGGCGAAGGGCGGCGGCGGCGCGCAGCCGGCCGAGGCGCGCACCGGCGCGTCCCGTACCGCCGGTGCCCGCGCCGGTTCAGCGCGTACCGGCGGTAGCACGACCGGCGAGGGCGCCGGTCAGCCCGCGTAG
- a CDS encoding alpha/beta hydrolase, producing MESTGETAAASPGVPSITSRGHDATRTRAFRHVLLTDDGVRIEAGHRPRDRRPAPDDTDATDTGDLAIVIAHGFTGSLDRPAVRRAAAAFAHVAGVVTFSFRGHGGSGGRSTVGDREVLDLDAAVGWARSLGYRRVVTVGFSMGGSVVLRQAAVGGRTEARPDAVVAVSAPARWYYRGTAPMRRLHWAVTRPAGRLVSRYGLRTRIHPEDWDPVPLSPVAAVPLIAPTPLLIVHGDRDRYFPLDHPYSLKDAAGDAAELWIEPGFGHAENAAHPGLLARVGRWAAERTG from the coding sequence ATGGAGTCCACGGGTGAGACCGCAGCCGCCTCGCCGGGTGTTCCGTCGATCACGTCCCGTGGTCACGACGCCACCCGGACGAGGGCTTTTCGTCACGTGCTGTTGACGGACGACGGGGTCCGGATCGAGGCCGGGCACCGTCCCCGCGACCGCCGTCCCGCACCGGACGATACGGACGCGACGGACACCGGCGACCTGGCGATCGTGATCGCCCACGGCTTCACCGGCTCCCTCGACCGCCCCGCGGTACGCCGGGCCGCGGCGGCCTTCGCGCACGTCGCGGGGGTGGTCACCTTCTCCTTCCGCGGCCACGGCGGCTCCGGCGGCCGGTCCACCGTCGGCGACCGCGAGGTGCTCGACCTGGACGCGGCGGTCGGCTGGGCCCGTTCCCTCGGCTACCGCCGGGTGGTCACCGTGGGCTTCTCGATGGGCGGTTCGGTGGTGCTCCGGCAGGCGGCGGTCGGGGGGCGCACGGAGGCACGGCCGGACGCCGTGGTGGCGGTCAGTGCACCAGCGCGCTGGTACTACCGGGGCACCGCGCCCATGCGCCGCCTCCACTGGGCGGTGACCCGGCCGGCCGGCCGCCTGGTCTCCCGGTACGGGCTGCGCACCCGCATCCATCCCGAGGACTGGGACCCGGTGCCGCTCTCCCCGGTGGCCGCCGTCCCGCTGATCGCCCCCACCCCGCTGCTGATCGTCCACGGCGACCGGGACCGCTACTTCCCGCTGGACCACCCCTACTCGCTCAAGGACGCCGCCGGGGACGCCGCCGAGCTGTGGATCGAGCCCGGTTTCGGCCACGCCGAGAACGCCGCCCACCCCGGGCTCCTCGCCCGCGTCGGACGCTGGGCGGCCGAGCGGACCGGGTGA